One segment of Nostoc piscinale CENA21 DNA contains the following:
- a CDS encoding alpha/beta hydrolase, which yields MQSFQVWNQLTRWKFSKLLSQTLALGVGAGVLLFSASANAAEQVILKYGSFQGPVSVAELNQFVQTGKTTPTISNYLQAAKQDPDVARKALVAGIKAEPAYLNSLLSGWTGPILLAQVGDVVHPPGEDLDAQALETSLNKSIQEDGEITLLGAIRHYPDQTVEIEGDRLIPVYERLSSLAKVL from the coding sequence ATGCAGAGTTTTCAAGTTTGGAATCAATTAACCAGGTGGAAGTTTAGCAAATTATTAAGTCAGACATTGGCTTTAGGAGTTGGTGCTGGTGTTTTGTTGTTCAGTGCTAGTGCTAACGCTGCTGAACAAGTGATTTTAAAGTATGGGAGTTTTCAAGGGCCTGTTTCGGTTGCAGAATTGAATCAGTTTGTGCAAACAGGTAAGACTACCCCAACAATTAGCAATTATTTACAAGCGGCTAAACAAGACCCAGATGTAGCGCGTAAGGCTTTAGTCGCAGGTATTAAAGCTGAACCTGCTTATTTAAATAGCTTGCTGTCTGGCTGGACAGGTCCGATTTTACTAGCTCAAGTTGGTGATGTGGTGCATCCGCCAGGGGAAGATTTAGATGCACAGGCGTTAGAAACATCTTTGAATAAATCTATTCAAGAAGATGGAGAAATTACTCTGTTAGGCGCAATTCGTCATTATCCAGATCAGACTGTGGAAATAGAAGGCGATCGCCTCATTCCAGTTTATGAAAGATTGAGCAGCTTGGCAAAAGTTCTCTAA